A window of Bacteroidota bacterium genomic DNA:
GTTATTTGCTCAGAATTATTTTCTTTGAAATGATTCCTTCGCTTGTGCCGATGCGCAGAAAATAAATTCCTTCGGGTTGAGCGGATAAATCAATGGTGAGATTCCTCGCTC
This region includes:
- a CDS encoding T9SS type A sorting domain-containing protein produces the protein ARNLTIDLSAQPEGIYFLRIGTSEGIISKKIILSK